ATCTGCACAGGAAGCTCACGAAGCAATCAGGCCGACTGATATAAATTCTCAAACCGTGACGGGTAGTCAATATGGCGAGGATAAACTATATGATTTAATTAGAAGAAGGTTCATCGCTTGTCAAATGAGCCAAGCCGTTTACAACGAGACTACGATCGACGTTGCAGCACAAAGAGCTGATGAAGAAACTGCTTATCTACTTCGTGCAAGTGGTCAGATTATGAAGTTTGACGGTTGGAGAAAGTTGTTTGTGATCGGAGGTCATTCATACATAGACCGAGAAGTAATAATTTTGCCAGAAGTTAAAAAGGACGAAGAGTTGATGAAAGAAAAAGTTTGGGGTGACCAAAAGTTTACACTTCCACCTGCAAGGTATAACGAGGCGTCCTTAATTAAGACTTTGGAAAAATTAGGTATTGGTAGACCTTCAACATATGCTCCAATTATTTCTACAATTCAAATTAGAAGTTATGTAGAGAAGACAGAGGGTAAGTTCATACCCACATCAATCGGCTTTGCTGTAACTGAGTTTTTAGTTAAAAATTTTCCTGACGAGCTTGAATATAGTTTTACTGCAGAGATGGAAGAAGACTTGGATAGAATTGCAGAGGGGAAGATTAAGTGGGAGGTTGAGATGGCAAAATTTTGGAAACCCTTTTCAAAAAAGTTAGAAAGTGTAGAAAAACTTGCAGAAAGAGTAAAAATAGAAACTGAAAAAATTGGTAGGAAGTGTCCGGATTGTAAAGAAGGGGAATTGGTCATTAGAGTTGGAAGATTTGGTAAGTTTATAAGTTGTGATAAATTTCCAGATTGTAAACATATAGAAAAGTATGTTGAAAAAACTGGTTTTAAATGTGAAGAATGCAAAGATGGTGAATTAATTGTTAAAAGATCAAAAAGAGGGAAGTTCTTTGGTTGTAGTAACTACCCAAATTGTAAATACGCCACTTGGAAACTTCCAAAGAAGGAAGAAGAGTAATGTAACTTGACAAAAGTAATGTAGACTGCTATTATTAATGTATGTACACAGTTTCCATTACATCTCAAGGTCAGATAAGTATTCCAACCTCACTTCGTAGGTTGTTTAATCTAAAAACTACGAATAAAGCTAATATCATACCCACTGAAGGGGGACTTTTAATAAAGCCCGTTGTAGACTTCTTGGAATTGTATGGAAGTTTATCTACAAAGAAGAAACCTCTGTCTAATTCTGCAATCCACAAACTCTTTTCAAAGAGTGTAGCAAATCGTAAGAATAGAAATTAACTAAAAATGGTTGAGATGATAATTGACACAAATACAATTTTGAGGTTTGTGCTTAAAGATGTTAGTTCTCAAAATGTTGAGGTTTATGAATTAATCAAAAAAGCTAAAGACAAAAAAATAAAGTTAATTATTCCTGAAATCGTAGTCTTTGAAACTTACTTCACACTTAAAAGTTACTATGAGTATAAAAAAGAAACTTTATTAATAGTTTTAGAATCATTATTAAGTGCGGATTACTTCAAAGTAGAAAATAGCCATCTTTTTATGGAGGCTGTTAAGATACTTGGAAACAGCAATCTTGAATTTGTTGACTGTTTTTTGGCCGCGAAATCAAAATTTTTAGAAACCAAATTGTTTACCTTTGACAATAATCTCAATAAATATTTATATAAAAAATAACTATTTATTATATTTAACAATATATCCGAAGTTTTTAATTGTTTTAATTGTGTACTTGCTAGCAACCTTATTTTTTAATCTAGACATAATTTTGTATATAGCCCAAAGTGAGAAATTGTCGTCTGTCATCTTCATTAAACTGGATATTTTATCAACACTGATCGATGATTTGTTGATTACTAAATAAGTTAATATCTTTGACTCGTTCACCGATAAGTATGGAAAGTTAATCAACACTTCTTTGTGTCGATATTTATTAAAGTAGTGTCTTAATAATCTTGACTTAATCAATCCAGATTTGTTTGTTAGTCCAATAATATTCAGTTTGTTCGTATCAGTATTTATGATTAACTCTTTTAAATAATTTAATTCAAAGTTGATCTGGATATTATTTATATAATAAGAGTAGTCGTCAAAATTACTTTTTCCGTCAGAAATTTCTTTACAAACATATTTAACTATTCTAGCAATACCTCCAGATAAGTTATAAATACTTTTGTAACATCTTTCTGGTATTTTCCATTTGTAATATTTTTTCAAAGTCTCAATCATTACTTTTGTTTGCTTAAAGGAAAAAGGTGCGACGTAAATAAAGTTTAAAAAGAATGACGTTGTGTAACCTGAGTAAGATTCGGGATCTATTAATGGAGAATGATCAGTGAGGGTAATAAACATAATTTTGTTAGGATTTTGATCCTGGATTGATCTTAGTTTTTCCAAAGCATCTCTCCTTTCTTTTATATTCTCCAAGAATCTGATGATAAATATTATTTTTTTGTTATGTGCACTCTCACATTTTTTGCGAACAAATTCTACAATTTCTGTGCTGTCAACTTCTTGGTTATAAGTAATAATGTTATTGATATATTTTTCTTTTTGTAGTCGAAAAATTAAAAATTTATATATTGTTTTGTTGCTTTGTCCATACATTACTGAGATGCATGTATTTTCTTCGTAATTAATAGCATTTTTCACTTTTTGATATATGTTATCAAAGTAATCAATAGGTAGTGATTCTACATAGTTTTTTTGCATATTAAATTGATAATACCATTGTTTGTCAAGTTTTCGTCCAAAATAGGTCAGGTACTTGTCAAGCTGTCTAATAGGTTAAGAAGGTATAAATCAAACATGTTAAAAGAAGCGGTTCGAGCAATTATAGCTACGGATCAAAATGAAGTTTTGTTAGTGAAAAGGGCAGATGGTATTGAAAAAGATAAATATTGCTTACCTGGAGGAAAGGTGGACGTTGGCGAGACAAATGAACAAGCAGTAACAAGAGAAATAAAAGAGGAATTAGGTCTAGATTTTGATCCAAAAGATTCTTTCATGATATCAAACGATAGTTGGAAGACAACTTATTTTACAGGTAATACTTCAGGGCAAATAAAAATAGATACCAACGAGGTCAGTGGTGTTGTCTATCTTAGTGGTAAAAAGTTGGATACGGTTGATATCGCTTTTGATCATAAATCCATTTTAGAGGATTACTTTTATTTATCGATGTTGTAAGTATGGAAAAGCAACACTTATCTGAACATGAAGCTGAGTGGAATCATTTAGTTTTATATTTGAGAAACAAAGTGTATGTTGGTGATCCTTTAGATGGAGAAAAACCGTATCAGTTTTCAAGCATCAAGTTGATAAAGCTTGTGGATCCTTTGACAATAGTGCCTACAGCAAAATACGTTTTGAGTGACCACCTAAGTAAGATAGAACAGATAAGAAAAAATGAAGTTGATATCTTTAAATTGGATAGGATATTTAGATTAGCAAATGGTTATTTTATTTGTCCGCCAATACTTGAGATATGGGACGAAACACCTTATTGTGGTAGACCAGTTATAGTTGATGGGGGACATAGAATATTTCTAGCAAAAAAACATAAACTTCCAATAAATTGCATAGTTATATCAGAGCCGATTTTGTGTCCACTACCTGTTTTACCACTAGATGGTTGGCATCAAGTTAACATATTTGATCAGATACCTGTAGATAAGCGAAATTATAATCCTAATATTCCAGAACCAGAAAATCCATATAAATATTACAGATTAGATTTGCCAGGGTCTACTGGTCCTAGAAGTAAATAAAAGTTACCTGTATTTAACCACTTCAGTATTTATAAATTCCAATTTAATTTTAGCTTTTTTAAACATTTTTTCTGATTCTTCCCCTGCATGATATTTGTTAGCTGCAACAACTCTTTTAATCCCAGAGTTAATGAGTAACATTGTACAAGTTCTACAAGGTGTCATATTTACATAACAAGTTGCACCGTCTAGTGAAACACCTCTTTTTGCAGCTTGGCAGATTGCGTTTTGTTCTGCATGGACTGTTCTTACACAGTGTTCTGTTACTGTTTCATCTTCGTGGATAACTTTTTTGAGTTGGTGACCAACATCATCACAGTGGGGCATACCAACAGGAGAACCAACATATCCTGTAACTAATATCTGTCTATCTTTTACAAAAACAGATGAGGCACGACCTCTGTCGCAAGTTGCTCTTTTGGCAACAGACCTCATTATTTCTAAAAAGTATTCATCCCAAGATGGGCGAATGTATTTTTCCTCTTTTGTTTCAATTATTTTATCGATTTGTTTATACAATTTTTTAAAAGTTGTATTGTTTTTTATTTTAAAGTCAGATAATTTAATGCATTCAAGTATGTTTTGTGCGCTTTTGTCGCTATTTTGAAATTCTCTTTGTTCTTGAATCTTGAACACTTTAAATGTTACAAAATCTTTGTCCGATGCTCTCTTTTTGATTCTTTTGTAACGAATTTTGATATCTGAATCAACTGCAATTATTATTCCACCCTTTTTCTTTATAAATCTAACCTCTTCTGGATTTCTAATACTTTCTATTACAGTGTTTGATTTTTGTTGTTTGGCTAAAGCATATAGCTTTTTAATAACATAATTTGATCCATATTTTTTACGTAGTAAGTTGCCAATATCTTGCAAGCTTGTTCTGTTTATTTCTGTTTTACCTTTTGTTAATTCACCCCTTAAGTAGTCGCTAACTGAATAATGCTTAAAACCATTTTGCTTCAAGTAATCAACAACAGTACCTTTTCCAGATCCAGAAGTACCAGTTATACCAATAATTTGCATTCTTACTTTTACCAAAAAAATATATTAAACACAATAGACTTCATAGTTTGCTAGATGTAATATTAAACTATGTATATTGTTGACTTATATACACCTCCAAATAGTAAAGATTTGATAAAGAAAATACTTGATGATTCATCAAATGAACAAAGATCAAAGATATTAAAAGCAATAGCAACTTTGGAAGAGTTCGGTATAAGTAGAGATATACCAAATTTAAGAAAGCTAAGTGGCACAAAGTTATGGGAGTATCGGATTTTAGGAAAAGATAATATCAGATTGATTTTAGTATCAATCATAAATGGGAGAATTGTAGTTCTAAATATATTTGTTAAGAAGAGCCAAAAAACTTCAATCAAAGAACTAAAAACATCAAATGAAAGATATAAAATAATGCTTGACAGACTGACATCCAATAAGATATCATAGGTATATATGAAAAATACCAAAATAGTTAAAAATACAGATTTTAGAGAATACCTTGAAGAACAGTTAAAAGATCCTGAATTCAAAAAAGAATGGGATAGATTGGAACCTGCATATCAAGCACAAAGAGCTTTAATTAGAGCTAGAATTGATGCAAAAATGTCACAAAGACAACTTGCAAAAAAAGCAAAAACTACACAAGCTGTAATTTCAAGAATAGAAAATATGACAGTAAGCCCTTCTATTGGTTTACTCCAAAAAATTGCAGAGGCATTTGGAAAAAATTTAGAAATTAGATTCACATAACTTCCTTATTGATTTTCAAGTTTTTAATTGCTAAATTGACAACGAGATGAAAGCAACTTCTAGTAATTTTAAAGACTTTGATGAGTATCAAAAGTTTTGTAAGAGTACTGCAGTTTACCCAAA
This bacterium DNA region includes the following protein-coding sequences:
- a CDS encoding helix-turn-helix transcriptional regulator yields the protein MKNTKIVKNTDFREYLEEQLKDPEFKKEWDRLEPAYQAQRALIRARIDAKMSQRQLAKKAKTTQAVISRIENMTVSPSIGLLQKIAEAFGKNLEIRFT
- a CDS encoding AbrB/MazE/SpoVT family DNA-binding domain-containing protein, whose amino-acid sequence is MYTVSITSQGQISIPTSLRRLFNLKTTNKANIIPTEGGLLIKPVVDFLELYGSLSTKKKPLSNSAIHKLFSKSVANRKNRN
- a CDS encoding type II toxin-antitoxin system RelE/ParE family toxin, translated to MYIVDLYTPPNSKDLIKKILDDSSNEQRSKILKAIATLEEFGISRDIPNLRKLSGTKLWEYRILGKDNIRLILVSIINGRIVVLNIFVKKSQKTSIKELKTSNERYKIMLDRLTSNKIS
- a CDS encoding cytidine/deoxycytidylate deaminase family protein; translated protein: MIETKEEKYIRPSWDEYFLEIMRSVAKRATCDRGRASSVFVKDRQILVTGYVGSPVGMPHCDDVGHQLKKVIHEDETVTEHCVRTVHAEQNAICQAAKRGVSLDGATCYVNMTPCRTCTMLLINSGIKRVVAANKYHAGEESEKMFKKAKIKLEFINTEVVKYR
- a CDS encoding PIN domain-containing protein, with protein sequence MVEMIIDTNTILRFVLKDVSSQNVEVYELIKKAKDKKIKLIIPEIVVFETYFTLKSYYEYKKETLLIVLESLLSADYFKVENSHLFMEAVKILGNSNLEFVDCFLAAKSKFLETKLFTFDNNLNKYLYKK
- a CDS encoding NUDIX hydrolase; amino-acid sequence: MLKEAVRAIIATDQNEVLLVKRADGIEKDKYCLPGGKVDVGETNEQAVTREIKEELGLDFDPKDSFMISNDSWKTTYFTGNTSGQIKIDTNEVSGVVYLSGKKLDTVDIAFDHKSILEDYFYLSML